The following are from one region of the Passer domesticus isolate bPasDom1 chromosome 13, bPasDom1.hap1, whole genome shotgun sequence genome:
- the HAND1 gene encoding heart- and neural crest derivatives-expressed protein 1 translates to MNLVGGYQHHHHHHHHHHMLHDPFLFGPAARCHQERAYFPGWVLNPAEAAPELAGQSPSYGPAEYGPAGPGRLEALSGRLGRRKGVGGPKKERRRTESINSAFAELRECIPNVPADTKLSKIKTLRLATSYIAYLMEVLAKDSQPGDTEGFKAELKKADGRENKRKRETQPEVYSQPLGHGEKKLKGRTGWPQQVWALELNP, encoded by the exons ATGAACCTGGTGGGGGGCTACCAgcatcaccaccaccaccaccatcaccaccaCATGCTGCACGACCCTTTCCTCTTCGGGCCGGCGGCGCGGTGCCACCAGGAGCGCGCCTACTTCCCCGGCTGGGTGCTGAACCCGGCCGAGGCCGCCCCCGAGCTCGCCGGGCAGAGCCCGAGCTACGGCCCCGCCGAGTACGGCCCGGCCGGCCCGGGGCGGCTGGAGGCGCTCAGCGGCCGCCTGGGACGGCGAAAAGGAGTCGGGGGACCCAAGAAGGAGCGGCGGAGGACGGAGAGCATCAACAGCGCCTTCGCCGAGCTCCGCGAGTGCATCCCCAACGTGCCCGCCGACACCAAGCTGTCCAAGATCAAGACCCTGCGCCTGGCCACCAGCTACATCGCCTACCTGATGGAGGTGCTGGCCAAGGACAGCCAGCCCGGGGACACCGAGGGCTTCAAAGCCGAACTCAAGAAGGCGGACGGCAGGGAGAACAAGAGGAAAAGGGAGACG CAGCCCGAGGTCTATTCGCAGCCTCTGGGTCACGGCGAGAAGAAGCTGAAGGGCCGGACGGGCTGGCCCCAGCAGGTCTGGGCTCTGGAACTGAACCCCTGA